A window from Mytilus galloprovincialis chromosome 8, xbMytGall1.hap1.1, whole genome shotgun sequence encodes these proteins:
- the LOC143085219 gene encoding uncharacterized protein LOC143085219 isoform X3 → MWNDWLCVCLSVCLYLPLVRCNTPDGTYTLSVPKVYVAFSEDLYINYTTPPTVSLPNAYVRILAGAQGAQKEITTRPLEVGKPAGQIKISCGEIEYAAIHYIELHMYVGGPLLTTISFQVTWPKFQLIFTPSHHIAQTKPLTMWYTSEAKCKSPVKRHSFHLDLEYTKDDETSTKKLTFGIKNTKVFNEIDLKIGSVEYTCETFEVAGRYIAVLRNTYDDSEVIAQSNILHVQWSTAYRISIYSSSVFPCEGHLSVKYVQPTCPGNRDQLRMYYLRRTLTGSPAVPLNRIYVTEKPAFNNQSSVLFPCGYFDAKAVGYCFVYVNMASDGSVTEQDDVCISAHPNTDGKWAVWSEWSTCSVTCGTGKRSRGRTCTDPEPANGGRFCNGFPVEFRPCVMECSVEDTVPDTPLKHLHLEGGCACGGCTLNASKGEIIGTGRCKGISQWTISVAKGQIIILKFQYFNILIDEQWLRVRDGVKSNDNLLAQSYGLIKISKVVSSSNKLLIQFNTRFNVSVPLLYHRRLLAVDPQSKGLLSHKLSSYGFIATYKSEVDNSSSVVFDTIPLTSHHESSIWESPITIAGISLCLTVILILCVLAIYHKFFYHKKHKYSMAAHEETPTHIAKSTSMHSSPSHHSAGSGVEIDYDMERPLTGGGKKKDSNGRVSRGSSVSSNRSGLKVKVKATVECSPKPILKQYSPMPSPKLNAIKDDSSERQSLFNTSPLLNRKPRSPKVHPSPRFKHSSKAKTPTSPDSKYDLLIKRRRRSKSDKVIKDIEERIVPGSDDTPVVEEKAFEPVKSPDSHDTLTPTNSKPPCVQNETEKPEKEDIPLVSLAKTEETRNPASGASDESSSPDNIDQTTSFISEKRPPRPTSLNEIHKNFPSSNSVSSEKRRKFGDRNKGLPQPDGESPKSSLTQSSKNSTPRSVHSSKSKLTLSPSRSITSDNLEMEYDDFIDYDDPLSYFDPEELEKLKWKGVEKISPKTKEEED, encoded by the exons ATGTGGAATGACTGGCTATGTGTATGTTTGTCGGTTTGTCTGTACCTTCCATTAGTCAGGTGTAATACGCCAG ATGGAACGTATACACTGTCTGTTCCGAAAGTCTATGTTGCCTTCTCAGAAGATCTCTATATCAACTACACAACACCACCAACTGTATCCCTTCCAAATGCTTACGTCCGAATACTGGCTGGAGCACAGGGAGCACAGAAGGAGATTACAACACGTCCTCTAGAAGTTGGAAAGCCAGCTGGACAAATAAAGATATCTTGTGGGGAAATAGAGTATGCTGCTATTCATTATATCGAGCTGCACATGTATGTTGGGGGACCTTTGCTTACTACAATTTCTTTTCAAGTCACGTGGCCAAAATTTCAACTCATTTTTACTCCATCTCACCACATAGCACAAACAAAACCATTGACCATGTGGTATACGTCAGAAGCGAAATGTAAATCACCCGTGAAACGCCATAGTTTTCATCTAGATTTAGAGTATACCAAGGACGACGAAACGTCTACCAAAAAACTTACTTTTGGAATAAAAAATACGAAAGTGTTCAACGAAATAGACTTGAAAATAGGGAGCGTTGAGTATACATGTGAAACTTTTGAAGTTGCAGGACGTTATATTGCCGTATTACGTAATACGTATGACGATTCGGAAGTTATAGCTCAGTCAAACATTCTTCATGTGCAATGGAGTACTGCTTATAGAATAAGTATTTATTCTTCTAGTGTTTTTCCATGTGAAGGTCATTTATCTGTAAAGTATGTACAACCTACTTGTCCAGGAAATAGGGACCAGCTCCGAATGTACTACCTTCGCCGTACCTTGACAGGATCCCCAGCAGTGCCTCTAAACCGTATATACGTCACAGAAAAGCCAGCATTCAACAACCAATCATCTGTTTTGTTTCCTTGTGGTTATTTTGACGCCAAAGCAGTTGGGTATTGTTTTGTCTACGTCAATATGGCATCTGACGGGTCTGTAACTGAGCAGGACGATGTATGCATTTCCGCCCACCCTAATACAG ATGGTAAATGGGCAGTGTGGTCTGAATGGAGTACATGTAGCGTTACATGTGGTACTGGCAAGCGGAGTCGTGGAAGAACATGTACAGATCCCGAACCTGCCAATGGAGGGAGATTCTGTAACGGGTTCCCTGTAGAGTTCAGACCATGTGTAATGGAGTGCTCAG TAGAAGATACAGTTCCGGATACACCACTCAAACATCTTCATTTAGAGGGTGGTTGTGCGTGTGGGGGATGCACTCTGAATGCTTCTAAAGGAGAAATTATTGGCACAGGAAGATGCAAAGGAATATCACAGTGGACTATATCTGTGGCGAAAGGACAAATTATAATACTCAAATTTCAGTATTTTAACATTCTGATAGATGAGCAGTGGCTCCGTGTCAGAGATGGCGTCAAGTCAAATGATAACTTACTTGCTCAAAGTTATGGACTAATCAAAATTTCTAAAGTGGTGTCGTCCTCAAATAAGCTCCTTATTCAATTCAATACTAGATTTAATGTGTCAGTACCATTATTGTATCACCGTAGGCTTCTTGCTGTTGACCCACAAAGTAAAGGACTATTATCACATAAACTCTCATCATATGGGTTCATTGCCACATATAAGTCGGAAG TTGATAATTCATCATCGGTTGTATTTGATACGATACCTCTAACATCACACCACGAGTCCAGCATCTGGGAGAGTCCCATAACAATTGCCGGAATATCACTCTGTCTCACCGTAATTCTCATATTATGTGTTCTAGCTATATATCATAAGTTTTTCTATCATAAGAAACATAAGTATTCAATGGCTGCCCACGAGGAAACGCCCACTCATATCGCTAAAAGTACCAGCATGCACAGTTCTCCGAGTCATCATAGTGCTGGAAGTGGTGTCGAAATTGACTATGACATGGAGCGTCCTTTAACAGGAGGTGGAAAGAAAAAGGACAGTAACGGTCGAGTGTCACGTGGTTCATCTGTATCAAGTAATCGAAGCGGATTAAAAGTGAAAGTAAAAGCAACCGTTGAATGTAGTCCTAAACCTATCCTGAAACAATATAGTCCTATGCCTAGTCCTAAATTAAATGCAATTAAAGATGATAGTTCAGAAAGACAAAGTCTGTTTAACACTAGTCCTTTACTAAATAGAAAACCGCGATCTCCGAAAGTTCATCCATCACCGCGATTTAAACATTCATCAAAAGCAAAGACACCAACATCTCCTGACAGTAAATATGATTTATTAATCAAGCGACGACGGCGAAGTAAGAGTGATAAGGTGATTAAAGACATAGAAGAAAGAATAGTCCCTGGTTCCGATGATACCCCTGTTGTGGAGGAAAAGGCTTTTGAACCGGTCAAAAGTCCCGATTCACATGATACTCTAACTCCGACTAATTCTAAACCACCATGTGTTCAAAATGAAACGGAAAAACCTGAAAAGGAAGATATACCACTTGTGTCATTAGCAAAGACAGAAGAAACAAGAAATCCTGCATCAGGTGCGTCAGACGAATCGTCATCGCCTGATAATATCGATCAAACTACGTCATTTATATCAGAAAAACGTCCACCAAGACCTACGTCATTAAATGAAATTCATAAAAACTTCCCCTCGTCTAATTCTGTATCTTCAGAAAAGAGAAGAAAGTTTGGTGATAGGAATAAAGGATTACCACAACCCGATGGAGAAAGTCCAAAAAGTTCATTGACACAATCATCAAAGAATTCCACACCGAGAAGTGTTCATAGTTCTAAAAGTAAACTGACGTTGTCACCAAGTAGAAGTATCACCTCTGACAACCTTGAGATGGAATACGATGATTTCATTGATTATGACGACCCTTTATCTTACTTTGATCCTGAAGAATTGGAGAAGTTGAAATGGAAAGGCGTTGAAAAGATCTCCCCTAAAACCAAAGAAGAAGAAGATTGA
- the LOC143085219 gene encoding uncharacterized protein LOC143085219 isoform X4, which produces MECSVEDTVPDTPLKHLHLEGGCACGGCTLNASKGEIIGTGRCKGISQWTISVAKGQIIILKFQYFNILIDEQWLRVRDGVKSNDNLLAQSYGLIKISKVVSSSNKLLIQFNTRFNVSVPLLYHRRLLAVDPQSKGLLSHKLSSYGFIATYKSEVDNSSSVVFDTIPLTSHHESSIWESPITIAGISLCLTVILILCVLAIYHKFFYHKKHKYSMAAHEETPTHIAKSTSMHSSPSHHSAGSGVEIDYDMERPLTGGGKKKDSNGRVSRGSSVSSNRSGLKVKVKATVECSPKPILKQYSPMPSPKLNAIKDDSSERQSLFNTSPLLNRKPRSPKVHPSPRFKHSSKAKTPTSPDSKYDLLIKRRRRSKSDKVIKDIEERIVPGSDDTPVVEEKAFEPVKSPDSHDTLTPTNSKPPCVQNETEKPEKEDIPLVSLAKTEETRNPASGASDESSSPDNIDQTTSFISEKRPPRPTSLNEIHKNFPSSNSVSSEKRRKFGDRNKGLPQPDGESPKSSLTQSSKNSTPRSVHSSKSKLTLSPSRSITSDNLEMEYDDFIDYDDPLSYFDPEELEKLKWKGVEKISPKTKEEED; this is translated from the exons ATGGAGTGCTCAG TAGAAGATACAGTTCCGGATACACCACTCAAACATCTTCATTTAGAGGGTGGTTGTGCGTGTGGGGGATGCACTCTGAATGCTTCTAAAGGAGAAATTATTGGCACAGGAAGATGCAAAGGAATATCACAGTGGACTATATCTGTGGCGAAAGGACAAATTATAATACTCAAATTTCAGTATTTTAACATTCTGATAGATGAGCAGTGGCTCCGTGTCAGAGATGGCGTCAAGTCAAATGATAACTTACTTGCTCAAAGTTATGGACTAATCAAAATTTCTAAAGTGGTGTCGTCCTCAAATAAGCTCCTTATTCAATTCAATACTAGATTTAATGTGTCAGTACCATTATTGTATCACCGTAGGCTTCTTGCTGTTGACCCACAAAGTAAAGGACTATTATCACATAAACTCTCATCATATGGGTTCATTGCCACATATAAGTCGGAAG TTGATAATTCATCATCGGTTGTATTTGATACGATACCTCTAACATCACACCACGAGTCCAGCATCTGGGAGAGTCCCATAACAATTGCCGGAATATCACTCTGTCTCACCGTAATTCTCATATTATGTGTTCTAGCTATATATCATAAGTTTTTCTATCATAAGAAACATAAGTATTCAATGGCTGCCCACGAGGAAACGCCCACTCATATCGCTAAAAGTACCAGCATGCACAGTTCTCCGAGTCATCATAGTGCTGGAAGTGGTGTCGAAATTGACTATGACATGGAGCGTCCTTTAACAGGAGGTGGAAAGAAAAAGGACAGTAACGGTCGAGTGTCACGTGGTTCATCTGTATCAAGTAATCGAAGCGGATTAAAAGTGAAAGTAAAAGCAACCGTTGAATGTAGTCCTAAACCTATCCTGAAACAATATAGTCCTATGCCTAGTCCTAAATTAAATGCAATTAAAGATGATAGTTCAGAAAGACAAAGTCTGTTTAACACTAGTCCTTTACTAAATAGAAAACCGCGATCTCCGAAAGTTCATCCATCACCGCGATTTAAACATTCATCAAAAGCAAAGACACCAACATCTCCTGACAGTAAATATGATTTATTAATCAAGCGACGACGGCGAAGTAAGAGTGATAAGGTGATTAAAGACATAGAAGAAAGAATAGTCCCTGGTTCCGATGATACCCCTGTTGTGGAGGAAAAGGCTTTTGAACCGGTCAAAAGTCCCGATTCACATGATACTCTAACTCCGACTAATTCTAAACCACCATGTGTTCAAAATGAAACGGAAAAACCTGAAAAGGAAGATATACCACTTGTGTCATTAGCAAAGACAGAAGAAACAAGAAATCCTGCATCAGGTGCGTCAGACGAATCGTCATCGCCTGATAATATCGATCAAACTACGTCATTTATATCAGAAAAACGTCCACCAAGACCTACGTCATTAAATGAAATTCATAAAAACTTCCCCTCGTCTAATTCTGTATCTTCAGAAAAGAGAAGAAAGTTTGGTGATAGGAATAAAGGATTACCACAACCCGATGGAGAAAGTCCAAAAAGTTCATTGACACAATCATCAAAGAATTCCACACCGAGAAGTGTTCATAGTTCTAAAAGTAAACTGACGTTGTCACCAAGTAGAAGTATCACCTCTGACAACCTTGAGATGGAATACGATGATTTCATTGATTATGACGACCCTTTATCTTACTTTGATCCTGAAGAATTGGAGAAGTTGAAATGGAAAGGCGTTGAAAAGATCTCCCCTAAAACCAAAGAAGAAGAAGATTGA
- the LOC143085219 gene encoding uncharacterized protein LOC143085219 isoform X2, protein MWNDWLCVCLSVCLYLPLVRCNTPDGTYTLSVPKVYVAFSEDLYINYTTPPTVSLPNAYVRILAGAQGAQKEITTRPLEVGKPAGQIKISCGEIEYAAIHYIELHMYVGGPLLTTISFQVTWPKFQLIFTPSHHIAQTKPLTMWYTSEAKCKSPVKRHSFHLDLEYTKDDETSTKKLTFGIKNTKVFNEIDLKIGSVEYTCETFEVAGRYIAVLRNTYDDSEVIAQSNILHVQWSTAYRISIYSSSVFPCEGHLSVKYVQPTCPGNRDQLRMYYLRRTLTGSPAVPLNRIYVTEKPAFNNQSSVLFPCGYFDAKAVGYCFVYVNMASDGSVTEQDDVCISAHPNTVLPIDGKWAVWSEWSTCSVTCGTGKRSRGRTCTDPEPANGGRFCNGFPVEFRPCVMECSEDTVPDTPLKHLHLEGGCACGGCTLNASKGEIIGTGRCKGISQWTISVAKGQIIILKFQYFNILIDEQWLRVRDGVKSNDNLLAQSYGLIKISKVVSSSNKLLIQFNTRFNVSVPLLYHRRLLAVDPQSKGLLSHKLSSYGFIATYKSEVDNSSSVVFDTIPLTSHHESSIWESPITIAGISLCLTVILILCVLAIYHKFFYHKKHKYSMAAHEETPTHIAKSTSMHSSPSHHSAGSGVEIDYDMERPLTGGGKKKDSNGRVSRGSSVSSNRSGLKVKVKATVECSPKPILKQYSPMPSPKLNAIKDDSSERQSLFNTSPLLNRKPRSPKVHPSPRFKHSSKAKTPTSPDSKYDLLIKRRRRSKSDKVIKDIEERIVPGSDDTPVVEEKAFEPVKSPDSHDTLTPTNSKPPCVQNETEKPEKEDIPLVSLAKTEETRNPASGASDESSSPDNIDQTTSFISEKRPPRPTSLNEIHKNFPSSNSVSSEKRRKFGDRNKGLPQPDGESPKSSLTQSSKNSTPRSVHSSKSKLTLSPSRSITSDNLEMEYDDFIDYDDPLSYFDPEELEKLKWKGVEKISPKTKEEED, encoded by the exons ATGTGGAATGACTGGCTATGTGTATGTTTGTCGGTTTGTCTGTACCTTCCATTAGTCAGGTGTAATACGCCAG ATGGAACGTATACACTGTCTGTTCCGAAAGTCTATGTTGCCTTCTCAGAAGATCTCTATATCAACTACACAACACCACCAACTGTATCCCTTCCAAATGCTTACGTCCGAATACTGGCTGGAGCACAGGGAGCACAGAAGGAGATTACAACACGTCCTCTAGAAGTTGGAAAGCCAGCTGGACAAATAAAGATATCTTGTGGGGAAATAGAGTATGCTGCTATTCATTATATCGAGCTGCACATGTATGTTGGGGGACCTTTGCTTACTACAATTTCTTTTCAAGTCACGTGGCCAAAATTTCAACTCATTTTTACTCCATCTCACCACATAGCACAAACAAAACCATTGACCATGTGGTATACGTCAGAAGCGAAATGTAAATCACCCGTGAAACGCCATAGTTTTCATCTAGATTTAGAGTATACCAAGGACGACGAAACGTCTACCAAAAAACTTACTTTTGGAATAAAAAATACGAAAGTGTTCAACGAAATAGACTTGAAAATAGGGAGCGTTGAGTATACATGTGAAACTTTTGAAGTTGCAGGACGTTATATTGCCGTATTACGTAATACGTATGACGATTCGGAAGTTATAGCTCAGTCAAACATTCTTCATGTGCAATGGAGTACTGCTTATAGAATAAGTATTTATTCTTCTAGTGTTTTTCCATGTGAAGGTCATTTATCTGTAAAGTATGTACAACCTACTTGTCCAGGAAATAGGGACCAGCTCCGAATGTACTACCTTCGCCGTACCTTGACAGGATCCCCAGCAGTGCCTCTAAACCGTATATACGTCACAGAAAAGCCAGCATTCAACAACCAATCATCTGTTTTGTTTCCTTGTGGTTATTTTGACGCCAAAGCAGTTGGGTATTGTTTTGTCTACGTCAATATGGCATCTGACGGGTCTGTAACTGAGCAGGACGATGTATGCATTTCCGCCCACCCTAATACAG TTTTGCCAATAGATGGTAAATGGGCAGTGTGGTCTGAATGGAGTACATGTAGCGTTACATGTGGTACTGGCAAGCGGAGTCGTGGAAGAACATGTACAGATCCCGAACCTGCCAATGGAGGGAGATTCTGTAACGGGTTCCCTGTAGAGTTCAGACCATGTGTAATGGAGTGCTCAG AAGATACAGTTCCGGATACACCACTCAAACATCTTCATTTAGAGGGTGGTTGTGCGTGTGGGGGATGCACTCTGAATGCTTCTAAAGGAGAAATTATTGGCACAGGAAGATGCAAAGGAATATCACAGTGGACTATATCTGTGGCGAAAGGACAAATTATAATACTCAAATTTCAGTATTTTAACATTCTGATAGATGAGCAGTGGCTCCGTGTCAGAGATGGCGTCAAGTCAAATGATAACTTACTTGCTCAAAGTTATGGACTAATCAAAATTTCTAAAGTGGTGTCGTCCTCAAATAAGCTCCTTATTCAATTCAATACTAGATTTAATGTGTCAGTACCATTATTGTATCACCGTAGGCTTCTTGCTGTTGACCCACAAAGTAAAGGACTATTATCACATAAACTCTCATCATATGGGTTCATTGCCACATATAAGTCGGAAG TTGATAATTCATCATCGGTTGTATTTGATACGATACCTCTAACATCACACCACGAGTCCAGCATCTGGGAGAGTCCCATAACAATTGCCGGAATATCACTCTGTCTCACCGTAATTCTCATATTATGTGTTCTAGCTATATATCATAAGTTTTTCTATCATAAGAAACATAAGTATTCAATGGCTGCCCACGAGGAAACGCCCACTCATATCGCTAAAAGTACCAGCATGCACAGTTCTCCGAGTCATCATAGTGCTGGAAGTGGTGTCGAAATTGACTATGACATGGAGCGTCCTTTAACAGGAGGTGGAAAGAAAAAGGACAGTAACGGTCGAGTGTCACGTGGTTCATCTGTATCAAGTAATCGAAGCGGATTAAAAGTGAAAGTAAAAGCAACCGTTGAATGTAGTCCTAAACCTATCCTGAAACAATATAGTCCTATGCCTAGTCCTAAATTAAATGCAATTAAAGATGATAGTTCAGAAAGACAAAGTCTGTTTAACACTAGTCCTTTACTAAATAGAAAACCGCGATCTCCGAAAGTTCATCCATCACCGCGATTTAAACATTCATCAAAAGCAAAGACACCAACATCTCCTGACAGTAAATATGATTTATTAATCAAGCGACGACGGCGAAGTAAGAGTGATAAGGTGATTAAAGACATAGAAGAAAGAATAGTCCCTGGTTCCGATGATACCCCTGTTGTGGAGGAAAAGGCTTTTGAACCGGTCAAAAGTCCCGATTCACATGATACTCTAACTCCGACTAATTCTAAACCACCATGTGTTCAAAATGAAACGGAAAAACCTGAAAAGGAAGATATACCACTTGTGTCATTAGCAAAGACAGAAGAAACAAGAAATCCTGCATCAGGTGCGTCAGACGAATCGTCATCGCCTGATAATATCGATCAAACTACGTCATTTATATCAGAAAAACGTCCACCAAGACCTACGTCATTAAATGAAATTCATAAAAACTTCCCCTCGTCTAATTCTGTATCTTCAGAAAAGAGAAGAAAGTTTGGTGATAGGAATAAAGGATTACCACAACCCGATGGAGAAAGTCCAAAAAGTTCATTGACACAATCATCAAAGAATTCCACACCGAGAAGTGTTCATAGTTCTAAAAGTAAACTGACGTTGTCACCAAGTAGAAGTATCACCTCTGACAACCTTGAGATGGAATACGATGATTTCATTGATTATGACGACCCTTTATCTTACTTTGATCCTGAAGAATTGGAGAAGTTGAAATGGAAAGGCGTTGAAAAGATCTCCCCTAAAACCAAAGAAGAAGAAGATTGA
- the LOC143085219 gene encoding uncharacterized protein LOC143085219 isoform X1 codes for MWNDWLCVCLSVCLYLPLVRCNTPDGTYTLSVPKVYVAFSEDLYINYTTPPTVSLPNAYVRILAGAQGAQKEITTRPLEVGKPAGQIKISCGEIEYAAIHYIELHMYVGGPLLTTISFQVTWPKFQLIFTPSHHIAQTKPLTMWYTSEAKCKSPVKRHSFHLDLEYTKDDETSTKKLTFGIKNTKVFNEIDLKIGSVEYTCETFEVAGRYIAVLRNTYDDSEVIAQSNILHVQWSTAYRISIYSSSVFPCEGHLSVKYVQPTCPGNRDQLRMYYLRRTLTGSPAVPLNRIYVTEKPAFNNQSSVLFPCGYFDAKAVGYCFVYVNMASDGSVTEQDDVCISAHPNTVLPIDGKWAVWSEWSTCSVTCGTGKRSRGRTCTDPEPANGGRFCNGFPVEFRPCVMECSVEDTVPDTPLKHLHLEGGCACGGCTLNASKGEIIGTGRCKGISQWTISVAKGQIIILKFQYFNILIDEQWLRVRDGVKSNDNLLAQSYGLIKISKVVSSSNKLLIQFNTRFNVSVPLLYHRRLLAVDPQSKGLLSHKLSSYGFIATYKSEVDNSSSVVFDTIPLTSHHESSIWESPITIAGISLCLTVILILCVLAIYHKFFYHKKHKYSMAAHEETPTHIAKSTSMHSSPSHHSAGSGVEIDYDMERPLTGGGKKKDSNGRVSRGSSVSSNRSGLKVKVKATVECSPKPILKQYSPMPSPKLNAIKDDSSERQSLFNTSPLLNRKPRSPKVHPSPRFKHSSKAKTPTSPDSKYDLLIKRRRRSKSDKVIKDIEERIVPGSDDTPVVEEKAFEPVKSPDSHDTLTPTNSKPPCVQNETEKPEKEDIPLVSLAKTEETRNPASGASDESSSPDNIDQTTSFISEKRPPRPTSLNEIHKNFPSSNSVSSEKRRKFGDRNKGLPQPDGESPKSSLTQSSKNSTPRSVHSSKSKLTLSPSRSITSDNLEMEYDDFIDYDDPLSYFDPEELEKLKWKGVEKISPKTKEEED; via the exons ATGTGGAATGACTGGCTATGTGTATGTTTGTCGGTTTGTCTGTACCTTCCATTAGTCAGGTGTAATACGCCAG ATGGAACGTATACACTGTCTGTTCCGAAAGTCTATGTTGCCTTCTCAGAAGATCTCTATATCAACTACACAACACCACCAACTGTATCCCTTCCAAATGCTTACGTCCGAATACTGGCTGGAGCACAGGGAGCACAGAAGGAGATTACAACACGTCCTCTAGAAGTTGGAAAGCCAGCTGGACAAATAAAGATATCTTGTGGGGAAATAGAGTATGCTGCTATTCATTATATCGAGCTGCACATGTATGTTGGGGGACCTTTGCTTACTACAATTTCTTTTCAAGTCACGTGGCCAAAATTTCAACTCATTTTTACTCCATCTCACCACATAGCACAAACAAAACCATTGACCATGTGGTATACGTCAGAAGCGAAATGTAAATCACCCGTGAAACGCCATAGTTTTCATCTAGATTTAGAGTATACCAAGGACGACGAAACGTCTACCAAAAAACTTACTTTTGGAATAAAAAATACGAAAGTGTTCAACGAAATAGACTTGAAAATAGGGAGCGTTGAGTATACATGTGAAACTTTTGAAGTTGCAGGACGTTATATTGCCGTATTACGTAATACGTATGACGATTCGGAAGTTATAGCTCAGTCAAACATTCTTCATGTGCAATGGAGTACTGCTTATAGAATAAGTATTTATTCTTCTAGTGTTTTTCCATGTGAAGGTCATTTATCTGTAAAGTATGTACAACCTACTTGTCCAGGAAATAGGGACCAGCTCCGAATGTACTACCTTCGCCGTACCTTGACAGGATCCCCAGCAGTGCCTCTAAACCGTATATACGTCACAGAAAAGCCAGCATTCAACAACCAATCATCTGTTTTGTTTCCTTGTGGTTATTTTGACGCCAAAGCAGTTGGGTATTGTTTTGTCTACGTCAATATGGCATCTGACGGGTCTGTAACTGAGCAGGACGATGTATGCATTTCCGCCCACCCTAATACAG TTTTGCCAATAGATGGTAAATGGGCAGTGTGGTCTGAATGGAGTACATGTAGCGTTACATGTGGTACTGGCAAGCGGAGTCGTGGAAGAACATGTACAGATCCCGAACCTGCCAATGGAGGGAGATTCTGTAACGGGTTCCCTGTAGAGTTCAGACCATGTGTAATGGAGTGCTCAG TAGAAGATACAGTTCCGGATACACCACTCAAACATCTTCATTTAGAGGGTGGTTGTGCGTGTGGGGGATGCACTCTGAATGCTTCTAAAGGAGAAATTATTGGCACAGGAAGATGCAAAGGAATATCACAGTGGACTATATCTGTGGCGAAAGGACAAATTATAATACTCAAATTTCAGTATTTTAACATTCTGATAGATGAGCAGTGGCTCCGTGTCAGAGATGGCGTCAAGTCAAATGATAACTTACTTGCTCAAAGTTATGGACTAATCAAAATTTCTAAAGTGGTGTCGTCCTCAAATAAGCTCCTTATTCAATTCAATACTAGATTTAATGTGTCAGTACCATTATTGTATCACCGTAGGCTTCTTGCTGTTGACCCACAAAGTAAAGGACTATTATCACATAAACTCTCATCATATGGGTTCATTGCCACATATAAGTCGGAAG TTGATAATTCATCATCGGTTGTATTTGATACGATACCTCTAACATCACACCACGAGTCCAGCATCTGGGAGAGTCCCATAACAATTGCCGGAATATCACTCTGTCTCACCGTAATTCTCATATTATGTGTTCTAGCTATATATCATAAGTTTTTCTATCATAAGAAACATAAGTATTCAATGGCTGCCCACGAGGAAACGCCCACTCATATCGCTAAAAGTACCAGCATGCACAGTTCTCCGAGTCATCATAGTGCTGGAAGTGGTGTCGAAATTGACTATGACATGGAGCGTCCTTTAACAGGAGGTGGAAAGAAAAAGGACAGTAACGGTCGAGTGTCACGTGGTTCATCTGTATCAAGTAATCGAAGCGGATTAAAAGTGAAAGTAAAAGCAACCGTTGAATGTAGTCCTAAACCTATCCTGAAACAATATAGTCCTATGCCTAGTCCTAAATTAAATGCAATTAAAGATGATAGTTCAGAAAGACAAAGTCTGTTTAACACTAGTCCTTTACTAAATAGAAAACCGCGATCTCCGAAAGTTCATCCATCACCGCGATTTAAACATTCATCAAAAGCAAAGACACCAACATCTCCTGACAGTAAATATGATTTATTAATCAAGCGACGACGGCGAAGTAAGAGTGATAAGGTGATTAAAGACATAGAAGAAAGAATAGTCCCTGGTTCCGATGATACCCCTGTTGTGGAGGAAAAGGCTTTTGAACCGGTCAAAAGTCCCGATTCACATGATACTCTAACTCCGACTAATTCTAAACCACCATGTGTTCAAAATGAAACGGAAAAACCTGAAAAGGAAGATATACCACTTGTGTCATTAGCAAAGACAGAAGAAACAAGAAATCCTGCATCAGGTGCGTCAGACGAATCGTCATCGCCTGATAATATCGATCAAACTACGTCATTTATATCAGAAAAACGTCCACCAAGACCTACGTCATTAAATGAAATTCATAAAAACTTCCCCTCGTCTAATTCTGTATCTTCAGAAAAGAGAAGAAAGTTTGGTGATAGGAATAAAGGATTACCACAACCCGATGGAGAAAGTCCAAAAAGTTCATTGACACAATCATCAAAGAATTCCACACCGAGAAGTGTTCATAGTTCTAAAAGTAAACTGACGTTGTCACCAAGTAGAAGTATCACCTCTGACAACCTTGAGATGGAATACGATGATTTCATTGATTATGACGACCCTTTATCTTACTTTGATCCTGAAGAATTGGAGAAGTTGAAATGGAAAGGCGTTGAAAAGATCTCCCCTAAAACCAAAGAAGAAGAAGATTGA